Genomic segment of Candidatus Protochlamydia amoebophila UWE25:
ATGAGTTTTTGTTGCTTACTTAAAAAAGATCAAGGATGTCAAGGAAATATCAGCCATTATCAAGCAATTTCAGCCGTTTTAGCCGGTAATTTTGGGACGGGAAATATTTCGGGTATGGCTGTTGCTATTTCAACAGGTGGTCCAGGTGCCCTTGTTTGGATGTGGATTATGGCTTTTTTAGGTGCCTCTATTCAGTATGTTAGTTGTGTTTTAGGTGTTAAATATCGAAAACTTAACTCTAATGGTGAGTATGTAGGGGGGCCTATGTACTATTTATCCGAGGGTCTTAATATGAAAGCATTAGGAACGTTGTTTAGCCTATTTACCATTTTTGGTGCTTTAACAGTTGGAAATTTTGCACAAATCAATTCAGCAACACTTCCATTGATAAAATTAGGTTTAGATCCTTTTATTTGTAGCTTATTTATTGCTTTATTTGTTGGTGTTGTCTTAGTAGGAGGAGTGCAAAGAGTTGCCAAGCTTGCTTCAATTATTGTTCCTGTTAAGGCAGCCCTTTATTTAGGAACAGCATTTGTTATTCTTTGGCTTCATGCCGATCAAGTGATGCCTGCTTTCGAACTCATGATAAAAGCTGCGTTTGTTCCGCAATCTGCTTTTGGAGGAGTGCTTGGATTTAGTGTTGTTAAAGCTATCTCTACAGGATTTGATCGGGGAGTTTTTGCAACTGATGCCGGAACAGGGATTGTGCCAATTTTGCAATCGAGTGCTCGTACGACTAATCCTATTGTAGATGGAGTGGTTACTTTAGTTGCTTCTTTTTTAGTAATGATTGTTTGTACAGCGACAGGGCTAACTTTGATTGTGACAGGAGCTTGGCAAGTGGAGGGATTACAGAGCACCAATATGGTTACCCACGCTTTTCAAGTAGGCTTAGGAAGCTCACTTGGAGCATTTATCGTAATTACTGCCCTGATTTTATTTGCTTATACGACTATTCTAGCTTGGGCATATTGTGCAGAAAAAGCTGTAGATTTTTTGTGGGGAAGTAAATATGCAGGCTATTTTAAGTATATTTATATTGTTTTTATTCCCATCGGAGCCCTAATTCATGTTGATTTGATTTGGAGGCTTGCCGATATCGCAATTTCTTTAATGTTGTTTACTAATTTGATAGGTATTATCAGCTTGTCTAAAGAAGTTATC
This window contains:
- a CDS encoding alanine/glycine:cation symporter family protein, which produces MDFNLKIFLINFNEGFTFFLIFPSIILFGLYLTFKLQFVQISKLKMSFCCLLKKDQGCQGNISHYQAISAVLAGNFGTGNISGMAVAISTGGPGALVWMWIMAFLGASIQYVSCVLGVKYRKLNSNGEYVGGPMYYLSEGLNMKALGTLFSLFTIFGALTVGNFAQINSATLPLIKLGLDPFICSLFIALFVGVVLVGGVQRVAKLASIIVPVKAALYLGTAFVILWLHADQVMPAFELMIKAAFVPQSAFGGVLGFSVVKAISTGFDRGVFATDAGTGIVPILQSSARTTNPIVDGVVTLVASFLVMIVCTATGLTLIVTGAWQVEGLQSTNMVTHAFQVGLGSSLGAFIVITALILFAYTTILAWAYCAEKAVDFLWGSKYAGYFKYIYIVFIPIGALIHVDLIWRLADIAISLMLFTNLIGIISLSKEVIDDNRLFFLKKSDYLSHTNLMPTTPNE